In Paenacidovorax monticola, the genomic window GGGCCGGCGGCCTGCGTCGGCCAGGCCCACGCGCTCGAGCACTTCCGTGCACTGCGCGGCGGGCGCGCCCTTGAGCCGCGCGAAGAAGCACAGCGTCTCCAGCCCGCTGAGGTTGTCGTACAGCACCACGTTCTCGGGCAGGTAGCCCAGGTGGCGGCGCGCGGCGCGAAAGCCGCGCCCCTGCACGGGGGCGCCGCCCACGAGGATTTCGCCCGCCGTGGCCGGCACGAGGCCCAGCATCATCTTGAACAGCGTGCTCTTGCCCGCGCCGTTGTGGCCGATGAGGCCCAGGATTTCGCCGCGCTCCACGCGCAGGTCGATGCCGTCCACGGCGCGCACGGCGCCGTAGTGCTTGCGGACGCCGCGGATCTCGATGGCGGGCGCGCTGTCAGCGGTTGTCGGATGGATGGCTTCGGTCACGCCAGGAACTCCATTGGGGTGTGGTGGGGCGCATGCGGGGGTGGGGGTCCACCACCGAGGGCACGCGCAGCACGGGGAACTGCCGGCCCACGAGGCGCAGCGCCTGTATGGCGGGGCTGGCCAGCAGCAGTTTCATGGCCGGGTGGCGCCAGTTCAGGCGGTCCACCATGTCGTTGGCCTCGTAGGGCACGTCGCCGATGCCGTCGCCATCGCGGTCCCAGCCGAGGTAGTTGCTCCAGTGGTTGCCGCCGCCCGTGCCCCAGCGCTCGTCGCGCGCGCCCACGTAGCGCACCTGTTCGCGGTTGGCGATGAAGTCGTTGCCCTCGACCACGTTGCGCGTGGAGCCCGCCGACAGGTGCACGCCCACGGTGTTGCCGGTGACGAGGTTGCCGCGCAGCGTGGCGTACTCCACGTCGTAGATGAAGAAGCCGCGCGCGTTGCCGGCCACCACGTTGCCCTCGATGGCCGAGTCCTGCAGCGTGCGCAGCATGATGCCGTGGTCGGAGTTGTCCCAGGCGCGGTTGTTGCGCACCACCTGGTCGCGCACTTCCATGAGCGCGAGGCCGCCCCGGTTGCGGTAGGTGTCGTTGTCCTCCCACAGGTTGTGGTACGAGTTCATGTAGTGCGTGCCGTAGCGGCTGTGGTGCAGCCGGTTGCCCCGGAACACGGCGTGGTGCGATACGTCCACGTAGAGCGCGTCGCGCACGAAGCTGATGTGGTTGCCCTCGATGCGCGCGCGCTGCGTGTTGTAGAGCTGCACGCCGTTGCCGCGCTGCGACGAACTCACGTCGCGCAGGCCCGTAATGGTGTTGCGCAGCACCTGCACGTCGTCGGCCTTCTCGATCCACAGGCCGAAGAGGTTGTAGGTCAGGTCGCAGTCGCGCACCACGGCGCGGTGCGCGCCGGGCTGGAGGTAGATGCCCGCGTTCTGCTCCTTGAGGCTGGTGCCCGAGTCGCGCACGATGAGCCCTTCGATCACCACGTCCGTGGCCGTCACGCGGATGGTGTCGCCCGCCTGCCCGCCGCTGAGCGTGGGGCGGTCGATGCCACGCAGCGTGAGCGGCTTGTCGATGCGCAGGTTGGCGCGGTATTGGCCGCGCGCGATCTCCACCACGTCGCCCGGCGCCGCGGCCGCGATGGCGGCCTGCAGGTCGCCGCCGGGCCGCACGCTCAGCGTGGCTGCCTGCGCCGTGGCCAGCAGCAGGCCGGCCACGCAGGCGGCGGCACGGGCCGCAAAGGCACCGGGGGGCTTCATGCGGCGAGCCCTCCGAGCGCCTTGAGCGCGAGGAACAGCGATGCGCCGATCAGCAGGTTCTTGAAGCCCACGTAGCTCAGCATGTCCATCACGCCGGCTTCGCGGTAGCGGTCCTGCCACCAGGGGCCATCCTTCACGTAGCGTTTGCCGGACAGGCGGATGAGCACCTCGTACACGCTCCAGCCGAACCACCAGCCGATCAGGGCGCCGGCCGAGAGGTGGCCGAGCGCGGCCATCACCCAGGCCACGCTGGCCGCAAGGCCCAGGGCCAGGCCCGCCGCCTGCAGCGCGCGCTGCGAGCGCCAGCCTGCGCCGCTCCAGGGCCACAGGTGGTCCACCAACTCCTTCCACAGCCAGCCCAGGCCGCGCGTGCCCGGCCGGTGCGTGGCGGGGCTCGCGGGCGGCGTGGGCATGCGCGGGTCGGGACCCTTGGCCGCCTTCGGCAGGATCTGATCGGCCACGGTGGCCGGGTGGATGGGGATGTAGTAGCCGTTGGCGCCGATGGGCGTGATCTCCAGCCCGTCGCGCTCGCGGCGCTTGCGTTCCCTGGCCAGGGGCGGGCAGCCCTTGGTGTCGGTGTAGAGCACCATGCAGTCGAGGCAGTGCAGGCACTCGCGGTGGTCGATGCGGCCGTCGGCGTCGATGGCCTGCGCGCCGCAGCCCGTGGCGCAGGCGTGGCAGGCGTTGCAGTCCTGCTTGCGCTTGAGGCCGAACCAGCGGAAGGTGCTGGGCATGGCGAGCGATGCACCCAGCGGGCAGATGTACTTGCAGTATGGCCGCTCGATGAAGATGGACACGCCCAGGATGGCGGCCACGAACAGGCCGTAGGGCCAGGCGCGGTTCATCACGCCGACCAGGAAGGTGGTCTTGAACGGCTCGACCTCGGCCAGCTTCTCGGCCAGGCCCATGGAGAACATGGATACCGTGAGCAGGAAGAAGAACACGGCGTACTTGACCCACTTCAGCCGGTCGTGCCACCGCTGCGGCAACTGGGTCTGGAAGCGCTTGAGGCCGATGGTCTCGGCGATCTTGTAGATCGCCTCCTGCAGCGAGCCGAACGGGCACATCCAGCCGCAGAACAGGCCCCGCCCGAACAGGAACACCGTGGCGATGATGAAGATCCAGAACAGGAAGATGAACGGATCGGACAGGAACAGCGACCAGGTCCACTGGAACAGCAGCGAATGGAACCAGGTCAGCACCTGGGTGATGGAAGGCTGGGCCATGGTGCCGAAGCCGATCCAGAAGATGCTGATGGCCCAGAACGTGTACTTGAAGCCGTTGACCGGCCACTTGTTCTTGTGCGTGGACCGGCGCGTGAGCTTCTCGCGCAGCGCGTAGACCACCGCTACCGTCACCAGCAGCGCCGCGAACAGGCCGATGGGCAGGGCCTGCGATTTCCAGATGCGCACCCAGGGGGCAGCGGGTTCCTCGACCGTGGGGCGGCCGCCTTCGAGCACGCTGGCGGGCAGCCAGAACTTCGACTCGAACACCGCGAAGCTGCGGTGGCCCGTGGCCTGGTCCACGCGGTTGCCCAGGAAGGCCAGCTTCCACGGGTACGCGGCCGAGAAGGACTGCGAGCGGATCACGAAGATGGCCGATTCCGTATAGCGTGGCGCGCCTGCGGCCTCCAGGCCGTAGAGGTTGATGGCGTCCAGGTCGCGGAAGGTGAACGCGTCCGCGCCTTGCTTGACCTGTACGCGGTCGTAGATGCCACCGCGCACGAAGCCAGAGCCCTTGAACGACTCGGCGCCGGCGGTCTTGATGATGAAGAAGGCGCTCTCGCCCTCCTTGAGGCGCGAGCGCAGGTTGTCCCAGCCGCCCGCGCCCAGCAGGCTGCGGCCGATGTCGGGCTGGTTCAGGTCGCCGAACCACAGCTCGATGAAAGGCTCGGGCCCGCGCGGCAGGCCCACCTGTTCGGGCAAGACGCGCAGGCGCTGCACGGCACCCATCTGTGCGAGCTGCGCCCAGTCATAGGTCTGGCCGCTGGCGGTGAAACGCGCCGGATCGCGCACCGTGGGCGCGATGATGCCGGCCTGCCGCGCCACGGCGGCACCCGAGGCCATGACCACCTGGTTCTGCGCGACGACGGTCACGGTGGCGCCCGAGATGGCGTCCACGCCGATGACGTTTTCATCCGGGCGCGAGGGGCCGACCTCGATGGTGTCGGTGACCGATTTGCCGAGGTACTGGTTGTTGAAGTGGATGAGCGCCGACTCGGGGATGCCCAGCAGCAGGATGGGCTCGGAGTGCTTGAGCACCTTCATGCCCACGAAGCGGCCCTGGGCGTCCATGCCGATCAGCGTGACCACCGGCTTGCCCGAGTAGGCGGGCGTGTCGGTGATGTCGGTGGAGAGCATGACGTAGCCCAGCAGCCTGTCCTGGCCGTCGTAGGCCTCGACATAGGGCGGCTGGCCCTTGCGCTGCGAAAAGCGCGCGGCGCCGGGAAACACTTCGGCGCAGGGCAGCAGCGCACACATGTCGGGCGTCGTTGCCAGGTTGGCCGGCAGCTGGGCCTCGTAGGCGCCCGCGTGGGCGCGGGGCGCCAGCAGCGTCAGAGACACCAGCAGCAAGGTAAGAAGAAAGGCGGCGAACCGCGAATCGTGGGCGGGCATGGAACTACTGATTTGATAGCTGGAGGCGCTTGATACGAAGGCGCTAGAAGCCAACTTGGCTATAAACGGGGCGTGGCCTGTGCAACTGGCGCGACCGATGCCAGGGCGGCCGAGCAAGGGCCGCCCCGCAGCGAGGGCTGCGTCCCCCTTCCCTTAGCGCGCAGCGCGTAGAGAGAAGGGGGAAGCCGCGCAGCGGCTCAGGGGGTTGCCCCCATCACCCTTCGACGATCATGCGCGAGCGCATCTCCAGGTGCAGTGCGTGGCAGAAGTGCGTGCAGTAGCACCAGTACACGCCGGGCTTGTCGGCGATGAAGGTGACCGAGGCCGTCTCCTGCGGGTTCACGATGAAGTTGACGTTGTGCTTCGGAATCGCGAAGCCGTGCGTCAGGTCCTCGATCTTGTCGAGGTTGGTGAGGACTATGGTGACCTCGTCGCCCTTCTTCACGCGGAAGTCGCGCAGGCTGAACGCGGGGGCCTGCGAGGTGATCTTCACCGTCACCTTCTTGCCGTTGCGCGTGACGCCGGACTCCTTCGGGTCCTTGATGGCGTTGGGGAAGTCGTCGAGCGCGTAGACCTGCTTGGGGCGCAGCAGATCGCGCTTGAAGATGATGAAGTCGTGGGGCTCGCCGCGCACGGGGTGGTCGGCCAGCAGCACCATCTTGTCGCCCGAGATGTCGATGAACTGCTCGTTCTCGGGGTGCAGGGGGCCCACGGGCAGGAACCGGTCCTTGGAGAACTTGCAGCCCACGGCGAGGTACTTGCCGTCGGCCGTGACGGTCTCGGACTGCGAGGCGTTCAGGTGCCCGGGCTGGTACTGCAGATCCAGGCGGTCCACCACATACTTGGCGCTCTTGTCGCCCTTGTGGAAGGCGATCGCCTTGTCGATGTTCCACTTCACGACCTGGCTGTCGAGGAACAGCGTGGTGTAGGCATTGCCGCGCCCGTCGAAGGCCGTGTGCAGCGGGCCCAGGCCCAGTTCGACCTCGGCGACGATGGCGTCGTCGAGCTTCTCGAGCTTGCCGTCGAACCAGTCGAGCACCTTCGCGAGTTCGATCACCGTGCCGGTGGGAGAGAGCTTGCCTGCGCAGATGAAGTACTTCTGGTCCGGGCTGGCGTTGACGCCGTGCGG contains:
- a CDS encoding nitrous oxide reductase family maturation protein NosD, giving the protein MKPPGAFAARAAACVAGLLLATAQAATLSVRPGGDLQAAIAAAAPGDVVEIARGQYRANLRIDKPLTLRGIDRPTLSGGQAGDTIRVTATDVVIEGLIVRDSGTSLKEQNAGIYLQPGAHRAVVRDCDLTYNLFGLWIEKADDVQVLRNTITGLRDVSSSQRGNGVQLYNTQRARIEGNHISFVRDALYVDVSHHAVFRGNRLHHSRYGTHYMNSYHNLWEDNDTYRNRGGLALMEVRDQVVRNNRAWDNSDHGIMLRTLQDSAIEGNVVAGNARGFFIYDVEYATLRGNLVTGNTVGVHLSAGSTRNVVEGNDFIANREQVRYVGARDERWGTGGGNHWSNYLGWDRDGDGIGDVPYEANDMVDRLNWRHPAMKLLLASPAIQALRLVGRQFPVLRVPSVVDPHPRMRPTTPQWSSWRDRSHPSDNR
- a CDS encoding NosR/NirI family protein; this encodes MPAHDSRFAAFLLTLLLVSLTLLAPRAHAGAYEAQLPANLATTPDMCALLPCAEVFPGAARFSQRKGQPPYVEAYDGQDRLLGYVMLSTDITDTPAYSGKPVVTLIGMDAQGRFVGMKVLKHSEPILLLGIPESALIHFNNQYLGKSVTDTIEVGPSRPDENVIGVDAISGATVTVVAQNQVVMASGAAVARQAGIIAPTVRDPARFTASGQTYDWAQLAQMGAVQRLRVLPEQVGLPRGPEPFIELWFGDLNQPDIGRSLLGAGGWDNLRSRLKEGESAFFIIKTAGAESFKGSGFVRGGIYDRVQVKQGADAFTFRDLDAINLYGLEAAGAPRYTESAIFVIRSQSFSAAYPWKLAFLGNRVDQATGHRSFAVFESKFWLPASVLEGGRPTVEEPAAPWVRIWKSQALPIGLFAALLVTVAVVYALREKLTRRSTHKNKWPVNGFKYTFWAISIFWIGFGTMAQPSITQVLTWFHSLLFQWTWSLFLSDPFIFLFWIFIIATVFLFGRGLFCGWMCPFGSLQEAIYKIAETIGLKRFQTQLPQRWHDRLKWVKYAVFFFLLTVSMFSMGLAEKLAEVEPFKTTFLVGVMNRAWPYGLFVAAILGVSIFIERPYCKYICPLGASLAMPSTFRWFGLKRKQDCNACHACATGCGAQAIDADGRIDHRECLHCLDCMVLYTDTKGCPPLARERKRRERDGLEITPIGANGYYIPIHPATVADQILPKAAKGPDPRMPTPPASPATHRPGTRGLGWLWKELVDHLWPWSGAGWRSQRALQAAGLALGLAASVAWVMAALGHLSAGALIGWWFGWSVYEVLIRLSGKRYVKDGPWWQDRYREAGVMDMLSYVGFKNLLIGASLFLALKALGGLAA